One Mucilaginibacter ginkgonis genomic region harbors:
- a CDS encoding ABC transporter ATP-binding protein, with protein sequence MVSSTALAVNIQDLEFNYESDLGVHISGLNLQIAKGSRFGLFGPNGAGKTTLMSLMTGLLTATNGQITLLDNPVLKNNNSINKVFGFIPQDFSFYQELSPAENLAFFGAWAGLGKSEAKHRADELLNILGLEEVRHQQVGKFSGGMKRRVNLAIGVIHKPQIVFLDEPTVGVDVQTRHAIIDYLLKINEAGTTLVYTSHQLNEAEDLCNDVAMIDDGKIIAHGTMQGLLDEYKQADLESLFLNLTGKRYRD encoded by the coding sequence ATGGTAAGCAGCACGGCTTTAGCCGTAAATATACAAGACCTTGAGTTTAACTATGAGAGCGACCTTGGCGTCCATATCAGCGGGCTTAACCTGCAGATAGCCAAAGGGTCGCGTTTTGGGTTGTTCGGGCCTAATGGTGCCGGCAAGACAACTTTAATGAGCCTGATGACCGGTTTGCTTACCGCTACTAATGGGCAGATCACACTGTTGGATAACCCGGTTTTAAAAAATAACAACAGCATTAATAAGGTCTTTGGGTTTATTCCGCAGGATTTTTCTTTTTACCAGGAATTGAGCCCGGCAGAAAATCTTGCGTTTTTTGGTGCATGGGCGGGTTTGGGAAAAAGTGAGGCCAAGCATCGTGCTGATGAATTGCTTAACATCTTAGGCCTCGAAGAGGTGCGCCATCAGCAAGTTGGCAAGTTTTCCGGCGGCATGAAGCGCCGCGTAAACCTGGCCATCGGTGTTATACACAAACCGCAGATCGTATTCCTTGACGAACCAACCGTAGGCGTTGACGTGCAAACACGCCATGCCATTATCGATTACCTTCTCAAAATTAATGAGGCGGGTACAACACTTGTTTATACATCGCATCAGTTAAACGAGGCCGAAGATCTTTGCAATGATGTTGCCATGATAGACGACGGGAAAATTATTGCTCACGGCACTATGCAGGGCCTGCTCGACGAGTATAAGCAAGCAGACCTGGAAAGTTTATTTTTAAACCTTACCGGCAAACGCTACCGCGACTGA
- a CDS encoding BtrH N-terminal domain-containing protein has protein sequence MKADFVHHQSAHCESGVTSGLLQNAGATQITEPLAFGIGAGLFYAYIPLIKINNGPAIAFRTFPGLIFKRTCKALGIPVIQKKFRSKEQAENFLKEALQNKQPVGCQVGVYYLSYFPKEYRFHFNAHNLVVFGQEGDNYLISDPIMETPTSLTSYELERVRFAKGALAPKGQIYYPAKHVEVNDDTIRRAIKHGIKQNINNMLRIPGWFAGVEGIRYTGKRIKKWRDNLGLQKAGLYLAQLVRMQEEIGTGGGGFRYMYGAFLQEADNFLPGKGLSDISKQFTEAGDLWRTAAVQAAGIYKGRIGSQKDFDVMSNHLLQIADIEEKAFKALNKIKW, from the coding sequence ATGAAAGCTGATTTTGTACACCATCAATCAGCTCATTGCGAATCGGGCGTTACATCAGGCTTGCTGCAAAACGCAGGCGCTACCCAAATAACAGAGCCGTTGGCGTTCGGCATAGGTGCGGGTTTGTTCTATGCGTATATCCCATTGATCAAGATCAATAACGGACCTGCTATTGCTTTCAGAACTTTTCCGGGCCTTATCTTCAAGCGTACTTGCAAAGCGTTGGGCATTCCTGTTATCCAAAAGAAATTCAGATCCAAAGAACAGGCAGAAAACTTTCTCAAAGAAGCCTTGCAAAATAAGCAGCCGGTTGGCTGCCAGGTAGGGGTGTATTACTTATCCTATTTCCCTAAAGAATATCGCTTCCACTTTAACGCGCATAACCTGGTAGTATTCGGCCAGGAAGGCGATAATTACCTCATCAGCGATCCGATTATGGAAACGCCGACCAGCCTTACGAGTTACGAATTGGAACGCGTGCGTTTCGCTAAGGGTGCGTTGGCACCTAAGGGGCAGATCTATTACCCGGCTAAGCATGTGGAGGTGAATGACGACACCATCCGCAGGGCCATTAAACACGGTATTAAACAAAACATTAACAACATGCTCCGCATACCCGGTTGGTTTGCAGGGGTGGAAGGTATACGTTACACCGGCAAACGCATTAAAAAATGGCGCGATAACTTAGGTCTCCAAAAAGCAGGATTGTATTTGGCCCAACTGGTGCGCATGCAGGAAGAGATTGGCACCGGCGGAGGCGGATTCCGTTACATGTACGGTGCGTTTTTGCAGGAGGCCGACAACTTTTTGCCCGGCAAAGGGTTATCAGACATATCTAAGCAATTTACAGAAGCCGGCGACCTTTGGCGCACCGCTGCCGTTCAAGCAGCAGGAATTTACAAAGGCCGCATCGGTTCGCAAAAAGATTTTGATGTAATGAGCAACCATTTACTGCAAATTGCCGATATAGAAGAAAAGGCCTTTAAGGCGTTAAATAAGATTAAATGGTAA
- the gcvT gene encoding glycine cleavage system aminomethyltransferase GcvT, with amino-acid sequence MKNTALTDTHIGLNAKMVPFAGYNMPVQYEGINAEHDTVRKSVGVFDVSHMGEFILKGDNALDLIQRVTSNDASKLVDGKVQYSCLPNEDGGIVDDLLVYRIDDRTYMLVVNASNIEKDWNWISKYNVQGVEMKDISDRTSLLAVQGPKAAEALQSLTEIDLGLMEYYSFQRGKFAGVDNVIVSATGYTGAGGFEIYCDNENAGHIWNEIFKAGAPFGIKPIGLGARDTLRLEMGFCLYGNDINDTTSPLEAGLGWITKFTKPFTNSEALQAQKTEGVKRKLVGFKMIDRGIPRQHYEIVSADGKTIGEVTSGTQSPSLQSAIGMGYVETALAKEGTEIFIKIRDNQVKAEIIKLPFIK; translated from the coding sequence ATGAAAAACACCGCTTTAACAGATACCCACATTGGTTTAAACGCAAAGATGGTTCCGTTTGCAGGTTATAATATGCCTGTACAATATGAAGGCATAAATGCTGAGCATGACACGGTCCGCAAAAGTGTAGGTGTATTTGACGTGAGCCACATGGGCGAATTTATTTTGAAAGGCGACAACGCGTTGGATCTTATCCAGCGCGTAACCAGCAACGATGCCTCTAAACTTGTCGACGGCAAGGTGCAATACTCTTGCCTGCCCAACGAAGACGGCGGTATCGTAGACGATTTGCTGGTGTACCGCATAGATGATAGGACCTATATGCTGGTGGTAAATGCCTCGAACATTGAAAAGGATTGGAACTGGATAAGCAAATATAACGTGCAAGGGGTGGAGATGAAAGACATTTCAGACCGCACATCACTCCTAGCCGTACAGGGCCCTAAAGCTGCAGAAGCTTTACAATCGCTTACAGAAATTGACCTGGGGCTGATGGAATATTACAGTTTTCAAAGAGGCAAATTTGCAGGTGTCGACAATGTAATCGTTTCTGCAACAGGGTATACCGGTGCCGGCGGTTTTGAGATCTATTGCGATAATGAGAATGCAGGGCATATTTGGAACGAAATATTTAAGGCTGGCGCACCATTCGGTATAAAACCTATTGGTTTAGGCGCAAGGGATACACTGCGTTTAGAAATGGGCTTTTGCTTATATGGGAATGACATAAATGATACCACCTCGCCGCTTGAGGCCGGCTTAGGATGGATCACAAAATTCACCAAACCTTTTACTAATTCAGAAGCGCTGCAAGCGCAAAAAACCGAAGGTGTTAAACGCAAACTGGTGGGCTTTAAAATGATTGATCGCGGCATTCCTCGCCAGCATTATGAGATCGTTTCCGCTGATGGTAAAACTATTGGCGAAGTTACATCGGGTACGCAATCGCCATCATTACAATCTGCGATAGGCATGGGTTATGTAGAAACCGCTTTGGCCAAAGAAGGAACTGAGATTTTCATCAAGATCCGCGACAACCAGGTAAAGGCAGAGATAATAAAATTGCCATTCATTAAATAA
- a CDS encoding ribonuclease HII, whose amino-acid sequence MLSARYQKELLEAGCDEAGRGCLAGPVFAAAVILPHNFRHKLLNDSKQIPEDIRYKLRKEIEKKALAHAVAFVDNNEIDEINILNASFLAMHRAVEKLHLEPEFLIIDGNRFNKYKEMPHKCIIKGDSLYFSIAAASILAKTYRDDYMKQIAAEHPEYDWHSNKGYPTIKHRNVVLERGFTPYHRRTFRVTDPQMELFEEVA is encoded by the coding sequence ATGCTATCGGCGCGTTATCAGAAGGAATTGTTGGAGGCGGGTTGTGACGAAGCGGGCCGCGGATGCTTAGCCGGGCCGGTATTTGCCGCAGCCGTTATTTTGCCGCATAACTTCAGGCACAAATTGCTTAACGATTCTAAGCAGATTCCCGAGGATATTCGCTATAAACTTCGCAAAGAGATAGAAAAGAAAGCGCTGGCTCATGCGGTCGCTTTCGTCGACAATAATGAGATCGACGAGATCAATATTTTAAACGCGTCTTTCCTGGCGATGCACCGTGCGGTGGAAAAATTACACCTGGAGCCAGAGTTTCTCATTATAGATGGCAATCGCTTCAATAAATACAAAGAGATGCCGCACAAGTGCATCATTAAGGGCGACTCGCTATACTTCAGCATCGCGGCTGCGTCTATACTTGCTAAAACATATCGCGACGATTATATGAAACAGATTGCCGCGGAACATCCCGAATACGACTGGCACAGTAATAAAGGTTACCCAACCATCAAACACCGGAACGTGGTTTTAGAAAGAGGCTTTACCCCTTACCACCGTCGCACGTTCAGAGTTACTGATCCGCAGATGGAGCTTTTCGAAGAGGTAGCGTAG
- a CDS encoding ApeI family dehydratase yields the protein MGDLYYVEHAHHIDETITADITLNPSHAIFKGHYPDQPVLPGACIVQLIKDVLASSLKTDSVLVKAVQMKFLQMIVPQENQRIALKIVYAAVDNYLKVTATLSIAEAPSFKFQGSFKTTNTNNQ from the coding sequence ATGGGGGATCTTTATTATGTTGAGCATGCTCACCATATTGACGAGACGATCACAGCGGATATTACCCTAAATCCAAGCCATGCCATCTTTAAGGGGCACTATCCCGATCAACCCGTCTTGCCGGGAGCGTGTATTGTGCAACTGATTAAAGATGTGCTCGCATCATCTCTTAAGACCGATTCGGTATTAGTTAAGGCTGTTCAAATGAAATTTCTGCAGATGATTGTGCCGCAAGAAAATCAGCGGATTGCTTTGAAAATAGTATACGCTGCTGTAGATAATTACCTGAAGGTCACAGCAACTTTAAGTATTGCCGAAGCTCCGTCTTTCAAATTTCAGGGGAGTTTCAAAACAACCAATACCAATAATCAGTGA
- a CDS encoding 2-phosphosulfolactate phosphatase produces the protein MLALHVCLSPALIPLYKVEEYIVVVIDIFRATSSICYGIENGAEAIIPVAEVAECAAYREKGAEFLLAAERDGSVVEWFDFGNSPFSYTTEKVAGKTVVLTTTNGTHALHLSRSAKKVVIGSFLNLTSLCDWLGKQHDNILLVCAGWKNNFNLEDTVFAGAVVNRLRLLNKYVLDDAATAALDIYNMARNDLAGYLGKTAHSERLKKLGIEKDIAFCLNVDLTTSIPVLIGDRLVKL, from the coding sequence GTGTTAGCACTACACGTCTGCCTAAGTCCGGCCCTTATTCCGCTTTATAAGGTCGAAGAATACATCGTTGTCGTCATAGACATATTCAGGGCGACCTCTTCAATTTGTTACGGGATCGAAAACGGGGCAGAGGCTATCATACCTGTTGCCGAAGTTGCAGAATGTGCGGCTTACCGTGAAAAGGGCGCCGAGTTTCTGTTAGCTGCAGAACGCGACGGCAGCGTGGTTGAATGGTTTGATTTTGGCAATTCGCCATTTTCGTATACTACGGAAAAGGTGGCCGGCAAAACCGTAGTGCTTACCACTACAAACGGGACCCACGCGCTGCATTTGTCGCGGTCAGCCAAGAAGGTAGTTATCGGCTCCTTTCTTAACCTTACCTCGCTTTGCGATTGGTTAGGCAAACAACACGACAACATTTTACTGGTATGCGCTGGCTGGAAGAACAACTTTAACCTGGAAGACACCGTGTTTGCCGGAGCGGTGGTGAACCGGTTGAGGCTTTTAAACAAATACGTTTTGGATGATGCTGCCACGGCCGCGCTTGATATATATAATATGGCCCGTAATGACCTTGCGGGCTACCTTGGCAAAACGGCGCATAGCGAACGCCTTAAGAAACTGGGTATAGAAAAAGATATCGCGTTTTGTTTAAACGTTGACTTGACCACATCTATTCCTGTTTTAATTGGCGATAGGTTGGTGAAGCTGTAG
- a CDS encoding beta-ketoacyl-ACP synthase III — protein sequence MSSNSVYITATSAFFPNEPVANDDMEAYLGYIDGKPSKSKKIVLRNNGIKNRYYALEKGGKSTHTNAQMTALAVRELYKDKPETIKDLELLSCGTSSPDQMMPSHGVMTHGWLPEAEAIEVVSPSGVCCAGMHALKYAFLAIKSGEVKHAVATGSERFSGLLVSDVFEEEAQKLKELTDNPYIAFQKDFLRWMLSDGASAFKMSDEPNKEGISLKLEWIEGVSYANTMETCMYMGAEKEADGTLKGFMDFTPEEVMNRSIFSVKQDIGLLSDNIVPLGGQKIKEIFERRGLTVNDIDYFLPHISSDFFKSKIYDLIEIYGGGIPYDKWFINLYTVGNVGAASVYLMINELFNSGKLKVGEKILLLVPESSRFSYMYAMLTVV from the coding sequence ATGTCTTCTAATTCTGTTTACATAACCGCTACTTCTGCATTTTTTCCGAACGAACCTGTCGCCAATGATGATATGGAAGCCTATTTGGGTTACATAGACGGCAAACCATCAAAATCAAAGAAAATTGTGCTGCGTAATAATGGGATTAAAAACCGCTATTACGCGTTGGAAAAAGGTGGCAAGTCTACGCATACCAATGCGCAAATGACTGCCTTAGCAGTGCGCGAACTATATAAAGATAAGCCTGAAACAATAAAAGACCTCGAGCTGCTGTCGTGCGGCACATCTTCACCAGACCAGATGATGCCAAGCCATGGTGTAATGACGCATGGCTGGTTGCCCGAGGCAGAAGCTATTGAAGTAGTTTCACCCTCGGGTGTATGCTGCGCCGGTATGCATGCGCTAAAATATGCTTTCCTTGCGATTAAAAGCGGCGAGGTTAAGCACGCGGTTGCAACAGGGTCAGAGCGGTTCTCCGGACTACTGGTGTCGGACGTTTTTGAAGAGGAAGCACAAAAGCTAAAAGAACTTACAGATAACCCTTACATCGCATTTCAAAAGGATTTTCTTCGGTGGATGTTATCAGACGGTGCATCTGCTTTTAAAATGAGCGACGAGCCTAATAAAGAAGGCATCAGTTTAAAGCTGGAGTGGATTGAAGGCGTGTCGTATGCAAACACCATGGAAACCTGTATGTACATGGGTGCCGAGAAAGAAGCGGACGGCACGTTGAAAGGGTTTATGGATTTTACACCCGAAGAGGTGATGAACCGTTCTATCTTTAGTGTGAAACAGGATATTGGCTTGCTAAGCGATAACATAGTTCCGCTGGGCGGACAAAAGATAAAAGAGATTTTTGAGCGCCGCGGCCTAACCGTTAATGATATCGACTACTTTTTGCCGCACATCAGCAGCGACTTCTTTAAAAGTAAGATATACGACCTGATAGAGATCTACGGTGGCGGCATTCCCTATGACAAATGGTTCATCAACCTATACACCGTAGGCAATGTAGGCGCCGCATCTGTTTACCTGATGATCAACGAGTTATTCAATAGCGGCAAATTGAAAGTTGGCGAAAAAATATTGTTATTGGTTCCTGAAAGTTCGCGGTTCTCATACATGTATGCCATGCTTACGGTTGTATAA
- a CDS encoding PP2C family protein-serine/threonine phosphatase yields the protein MTRNKIPGQDELIELLLKRQSELNALLEITRAINKNTSTPLLVQMLEVILKNYLNVGRFRFLTEKNGTFGYTSKYGGKPEPIALLELFCTKLSKTRTPTVITERHDPVLKKYRYFIPFYHKSKVVACALIGEFDTSGEMLDNDLNFIQALINVIVVALENKKLLKERLQSARYQREMELAAEVQNMLVPIRSHKDETVQIGATYLPHNEIGGDYFDFIRLNKDEFLWCIADVSGKGISAALLMANFQAGLRAWATVDNDVSRVVQKLNKIVVDNTRGERFITLFVARYNQRTRQLNYVNAGHNPPVLFSNGKAEMLKDGTTMLGIFEDLPFVNEGVLKVEPDSLIFNYTDGLMDYELKNNQYWKDEHLLNFVSANGHLQPDDFNKVLMVHLQQVIRGKAIDDITLLTLRIF from the coding sequence ATGACGCGTAACAAAATACCCGGTCAGGACGAGTTAATTGAACTGCTGCTCAAACGTCAGTCGGAATTAAATGCCCTGCTCGAAATAACGCGCGCTATTAATAAAAACACATCTACGCCGTTGCTGGTGCAGATGCTGGAGGTGATCCTTAAAAATTATCTAAATGTAGGCCGTTTTAGGTTCCTCACAGAAAAGAATGGCACATTTGGCTACACCTCTAAATACGGCGGTAAACCCGAACCAATAGCCCTGCTTGAACTGTTCTGCACCAAACTATCCAAAACACGCACCCCAACGGTAATTACAGAACGGCACGATCCGGTTTTAAAAAAGTATAGGTATTTCATCCCATTCTATCACAAAAGTAAAGTAGTCGCCTGCGCCCTTATCGGCGAGTTTGATACATCAGGCGAGATGCTCGACAACGACCTGAACTTTATTCAGGCATTGATAAACGTGATAGTGGTTGCACTTGAGAATAAGAAGCTTTTGAAAGAACGCCTGCAGTCGGCGCGGTACCAGCGCGAGATGGAACTTGCCGCAGAGGTACAGAACATGTTGGTTCCTATCAGGTCGCACAAAGACGAAACAGTACAGATTGGCGCCACCTATTTGCCTCACAATGAGATCGGGGGTGATTATTTTGACTTTATTCGCCTGAATAAAGATGAGTTTCTTTGGTGCATTGCAGATGTGTCGGGCAAAGGTATCTCGGCGGCCTTGCTCATGGCAAATTTTCAGGCCGGGCTACGTGCGTGGGCTACGGTTGACAATGATGTGAGCCGCGTTGTACAAAAGCTTAATAAGATCGTAGTTGACAACACCCGTGGCGAACGCTTTATTACGCTCTTTGTGGCACGCTATAATCAGCGTACAAGGCAGCTTAACTACGTGAACGCCGGCCACAACCCGCCTGTGCTATTCAGCAACGGCAAGGCCGAAATGCTTAAAGACGGTACAACCATGTTGGGCATTTTTGAAGATTTGCCTTTTGTAAATGAAGGTGTTTTAAAGGTTGAGCCCGATTCGCTTATCTTTAATTATACCGATGGCCTGATGGATTATGAGTTAAAGAACAATCAGTATTGGAAAGATGAGCATCTGCTTAACTTTGTTTCTGCTAATGGCCATCTACAACCCGACGATTTTAATAAAGTGCTGATGGTACACCTGCAGCAGGTTATCCGCGGTAAGGCTATAGATGATATCACTTTACTTACGTTGAGAATTTTCTAA
- a CDS encoding ABC transporter permease, translating into MYKLWATIIKDTKILLRDKVGIALMFVMPVALVVIVTSIQNSTFQLVNKNKLSTLVCNRDTGKLGGQLIETMNKIGMFKLTSVNKAESVQDIKHRLSNKEALLAIEIPADYSQKVNAKSKNVSGKALNSFGLQGDTAQQKITALPISLYYQPIIQDSYRRSIQGALGSALQIVESRQTLRQLYFDINEKQLPAKLEADLLNNQANVKEVPVSIGDATVVPNSTQHNVPAWTIFAMFFIVISLGGSIVREKTSGSFIRLRTLPTNFTVALISKQVTYLAVTFIQALVIFSMGIWLFPLIGLPTLNLPSDYFALFVVTLLSGWCAVSYAMAIGVFCNTQEQANGFGAVSIVILAAIGGLMVPSFAMPDAFKTAGAISPLHWTIEAYYRLFLEGGQLRDVFQNLLPLLIITLVIQAVAFIGLKKKHLV; encoded by the coding sequence ATGTACAAGCTTTGGGCAACTATAATTAAAGACACGAAGATATTGCTGCGCGATAAGGTGGGCATCGCGCTCATGTTTGTCATGCCTGTTGCTTTGGTGGTTATCGTCACCAGTATTCAAAACAGCACCTTTCAGCTAGTCAACAAAAACAAGTTAAGCACGCTGGTTTGTAACCGAGATACCGGTAAACTGGGCGGTCAGCTTATCGAAACGATGAACAAGATAGGCATGTTCAAACTCACGTCTGTAAATAAGGCAGAGAGCGTACAAGACATCAAACATCGCCTTAGTAATAAAGAAGCGTTGCTGGCGATCGAGATACCTGCCGATTATTCTCAAAAGGTAAATGCCAAGTCGAAAAATGTGTCCGGCAAGGCGTTAAACAGTTTCGGTTTACAGGGAGATACCGCCCAACAAAAGATCACTGCGTTGCCTATCAGTTTATATTATCAGCCGATCATTCAGGATTCATATCGCCGCTCCATTCAGGGTGCTTTAGGCAGCGCGCTGCAAATTGTAGAGAGCCGGCAAACGCTGCGTCAATTGTATTTCGATATTAATGAAAAACAGCTGCCTGCAAAACTCGAGGCAGACTTGCTTAATAACCAGGCGAATGTTAAAGAGGTGCCCGTGTCAATCGGCGATGCAACGGTTGTACCTAACTCCACCCAGCATAACGTGCCCGCCTGGACCATCTTTGCGATGTTCTTTATCGTAATCTCGCTAGGCGGCAGTATCGTTCGCGAAAAAACCAGCGGCAGTTTTATCAGGCTGCGCACATTACCAACCAACTTTACGGTGGCGTTAATATCCAAACAGGTCACATACCTGGCGGTTACATTCATCCAGGCACTGGTTATCTTTTCAATGGGCATTTGGCTGTTCCCGCTGATAGGTTTGCCCACACTCAACCTGCCGTCAGATTACTTCGCGTTGTTTGTAGTAACCTTATTGAGCGGATGGTGTGCGGTAAGTTATGCCATGGCGATAGGCGTTTTCTGCAACACACAGGAACAGGCTAACGGTTTTGGGGCGGTATCCATCGTCATTTTGGCCGCTATCGGCGGATTAATGGTACCAAGTTTTGCCATGCCCGACGCATTTAAAACAGCAGGGGCCATTTCGCCGTTACATTGGACTATTGAAGCATATTACAGGCTGTTTTTGGAAGGGGGCCAACTTCGCGACGTGTTTCAAAACCTGTTACCTTTGCTTATCATTACATTAGTCATTCAGGCGGTAGCATTTATCGGCCTTAAAAAGAAACACCTGGTTTAG
- a CDS encoding phosphopantetheine-binding protein translates to MEKEALKEKLKGEIIKFLNLTDLTPADIKNDEPLFGDGLGLDSIDSLELIVLLKREYGITIKDPKDGRKILTDVNSMADYIVEHQAQ, encoded by the coding sequence ATGGAAAAAGAAGCATTAAAAGAAAAGTTAAAAGGCGAGATCATTAAGTTCTTAAACCTTACAGATCTTACCCCGGCAGATATAAAAAATGATGAGCCGTTGTTTGGCGACGGTTTGGGACTGGATTCTATCGATTCACTTGAGTTGATTGTTTTATTAAAGCGCGAGTACGGCATTACAATAAAAGATCCTAAAGACGGCCGCAAGATCCTGACAGACGTGAATTCGATGGCTGATTATATCGTCGAGCATCAAGCACAGTGA